A genome region from Panacibacter microcysteis includes the following:
- a CDS encoding TPM domain-containing protein, which translates to MTALFDTSFGQKPKVKKSKENVTTKTVDNKQNSLQDTAFLNQFVRIYADSILTIVDSLSKDTNYLKSIGDTSIFGYGEFAKAEYKIRFPARPLGWTSDFENIFTTNQINELDSTISNFEKETKNEIAIVTIDSSWTNKEEFDDFILTIANNWGVGKKGLNNGITIGISTGLRKIRICNGYGIEEKLTDAETKKILDDLILPEFKKGNYFVGTKSGLLALMKKIR; encoded by the coding sequence TTGACTGCATTATTTGATACTTCCTTTGGACAAAAGCCTAAAGTGAAGAAGTCGAAAGAAAATGTAACAACCAAAACTGTTGACAACAAACAAAACTCTCTTCAAGACACTGCATTTTTAAACCAGTTTGTAAGAATTTATGCAGACAGTATTTTGACAATTGTTGACAGCTTATCGAAAGACACAAATTATTTAAAATCAATTGGTGACACTTCTATATTTGGTTATGGAGAATTTGCAAAGGCTGAATATAAAATTCGTTTTCCTGCAAGACCTTTAGGATGGACAAGTGATTTTGAAAATATTTTTACAACCAACCAAATCAACGAGTTAGATTCAACAATTAGCAACTTTGAAAAGGAAACAAAAAACGAGATCGCAATTGTAACAATCGACAGTTCGTGGACAAATAAAGAAGAGTTTGATGATTTTATATTGACGATTGCAAATAATTGGGGAGTTGGTAAAAAAGGATTAAACAATGGAATTACAATTGGTATAAGCACAGGGCTTAGAAAAATTAGAATTTGCAACGGATATGGAATTGAAGAAAAATTGACAGACGCAGAAACAAAGAAAATCCTGGACGACCTTATACTTCCCGAATTTAAAAAAGGTAATTATTTTGTAGGGACAAAGAGTGGGCTTTTGGCGTTAATGAAAAAAATCCGTTGA
- a CDS encoding IS110 family transposase yields MTKNYFIGIDVSKQTLDAAFIIRTNESFSTPVWKQFDNTLAGLQKMKRWLLQLNVPLNQQTIVVVENTGIYHRLLWQFFSKQQIDLCIENAAQVKWSLGIARGKSDKVDIRRLALYAARHSDRLKPSPVLHQHVLALKDLITLRNKLLVQLKSIETAFNELKVVSPVSFIRTSKKLLTPAIKGLKQSLKKVEDQITTLIKKDDQLLHVYQLLISIPGVGPVTAIYLICCSNVFTMCTSGKQLACYCGVVPFDHQSGISIKGKHRVHKMANKELKKLLHMCALSAIQHYVEFKDYYNRKKQEGKHPMAILNAIRNKIVLRAFAVVKNDRPYVNNYEKAA; encoded by the coding sequence ATGACAAAAAATTATTTTATTGGAATTGATGTTTCCAAGCAAACACTGGACGCTGCCTTTATTATTCGTACCAATGAATCTTTTTCCACTCCGGTATGGAAACAGTTTGATAATACATTGGCAGGCTTACAAAAAATGAAAAGATGGTTACTACAGCTGAACGTGCCACTTAATCAGCAAACCATTGTCGTGGTAGAAAATACTGGCATCTATCATCGTTTGTTATGGCAGTTCTTTTCAAAGCAGCAAATTGATCTTTGTATTGAAAATGCAGCCCAGGTAAAATGGAGCCTGGGTATTGCAAGAGGGAAGAGTGATAAAGTGGATATCCGTCGGTTGGCGCTCTATGCTGCCAGGCACTCAGACCGGTTGAAACCTTCTCCTGTTCTGCATCAGCATGTATTGGCTCTCAAAGATCTGATCACACTACGCAACAAATTGTTGGTGCAGTTAAAAAGTATCGAGACAGCCTTTAACGAATTGAAGGTAGTTAGTCCTGTATCCTTTATAAGAACATCCAAAAAGCTTTTGACACCCGCCATCAAAGGCCTTAAACAGTCATTGAAAAAAGTGGAAGATCAAATAACAACACTTATCAAAAAAGATGATCAACTATTACATGTTTATCAATTACTGATTTCAATACCTGGAGTTGGCCCTGTAACAGCTATCTATCTTATCTGCTGCTCCAATGTTTTTACGATGTGCACCTCCGGAAAGCAGCTGGCCTGTTATTGTGGTGTGGTGCCATTTGATCACCAAAGTGGGATCAGTATAAAGGGAAAGCACAGAGTTCATAAAATGGCTAACAAAGAACTTAAAAAATTACTACACATGTGTGCATTATCAGCGATACAGCATTACGTCGAATTTAAAGATTATTATAACCGCAAAAAACAAGAAGGAAAACATCCGATGGCTATTCTGAATGCAATCAGAAACAAGATCGTATTACGGGCATTTGCTGTGGTGAAAAATGACAGGCCGTATGTAAATAATTACGAAAAGGCGGCGTAA
- a CDS encoding IS1182 family transposase, protein MQFIQGSNRNQTYFATLNGQVAADNAVRLMDAFVDKLDLQQLGFTKTMHKSEGRPPFAPAVLLKLYLYGYLNKIRSSRKLEKECTRNIELQWLLQNLQPNYHTIADFRKLHAVPLQSMFRLYVHFLGDSGLLGNKTIAIDGSKFKAVNSKKNNYNQKKIDKHRQFIEDKTNKYLQELDEIDQQESTTAGDELQLKKEKITQGLIKLKERSIKYDLIQEQLNNTDDKQISTTDCDSRSILITKSIVEVAYNTQNAVDDKHNLIVHTQATNTNDGKALHNTAMQAKINLQLQKEDELMILADKGYHTGAELQQCQQENMITHVAYKEQPSVKHIANEFLAESFHYDKVTDIYVCPAGATLTSLGTWHHKKGEANETSYRFKTYRTDARKTCPLKNQCTKLPKRIIQRSEYQDAVDINDTNIKKNPAYYKRRQAIAEHPFGTIKRHFGYTHTLLKGLQKVNGEMNLIMFCYNFMRTKNILGFEKMLEQIQKWQPNYNKVVCAIQKAIIKVVYRLIKPVVFLYDYLSLFLKAPLMKRYTFGAIPF, encoded by the coding sequence ATGCAATTCATACAGGGAAGCAATCGTAATCAAACATATTTTGCCACACTTAATGGCCAGGTAGCTGCCGACAATGCAGTACGGCTCATGGATGCCTTTGTAGATAAACTGGATCTGCAACAATTAGGCTTCACAAAGACAATGCATAAGAGCGAAGGCCGTCCACCATTTGCTCCCGCTGTACTACTGAAATTATACCTCTACGGTTATTTAAATAAAATACGCAGCAGCCGTAAACTGGAAAAAGAATGTACCCGCAATATAGAACTGCAATGGTTGTTGCAAAACCTGCAGCCTAACTATCATACCATTGCAGACTTTCGTAAGCTGCATGCAGTGCCACTGCAATCCATGTTCAGGTTATACGTTCACTTTCTGGGTGATTCCGGCCTGCTGGGTAACAAAACCATTGCTATAGATGGCAGTAAATTCAAAGCAGTTAACAGCAAAAAGAATAATTACAATCAAAAAAAAATAGATAAGCATCGCCAGTTTATAGAAGACAAAACCAATAAATATTTGCAGGAACTTGATGAAATCGACCAACAGGAAAGCACCACAGCGGGTGATGAACTTCAGCTAAAAAAAGAAAAGATCACACAAGGTCTTATCAAACTCAAAGAACGTAGTATTAAATATGATCTTATACAGGAGCAGTTGAACAATACCGATGACAAACAAATAAGCACTACTGACTGCGACAGCCGCAGCATACTTATTACCAAAAGCATTGTAGAGGTTGCCTACAATACGCAGAATGCCGTAGATGATAAACATAACCTCATTGTACATACACAAGCCACCAATACAAATGATGGCAAGGCTTTGCATAATACAGCCATGCAAGCCAAAATAAACCTGCAATTACAAAAAGAAGATGAACTAATGATACTTGCTGACAAAGGTTACCATACCGGTGCAGAACTGCAGCAATGTCAGCAGGAAAACATGATCACACATGTAGCTTACAAAGAACAGCCCTCTGTAAAGCATATAGCCAATGAATTTTTAGCAGAAAGCTTTCACTATGATAAAGTAACAGATATTTATGTATGTCCCGCAGGTGCAACCCTCACATCATTAGGTACATGGCATCACAAAAAAGGAGAAGCGAATGAAACAAGTTATCGTTTTAAAACATACCGCACGGACGCCCGTAAAACCTGCCCACTGAAAAACCAGTGCACCAAATTACCCAAACGAATTATACAACGCAGCGAATACCAGGACGCAGTTGACATCAATGATACTAACATCAAAAAAAACCCGGCTTACTACAAACGAAGGCAAGCTATCGCAGAGCATCCCTTCGGTACGATCAAGCGACACTTCGGATATACTCATACACTACTGAAAGGCTTGCAAAAAGTAAATGGAGAGATGAACCTGATCATGTTCTGCTACAACTTTATGCGCACTAAAAACATATTGGGCTTTGAAAAGATGCTCGAACAAATCCAAAAGTGGCAACCAAACTACAACAAAGTAGTTTGTGCCATACAAAAGGCTATTATCAAAGTTGTTTACAGACTAATTAAGCCAGTCGTTTTTTTGTATGATTATTTATCGCTGTTTTTAAAGGCTCCTCTAATGAAGCGCTATACTTTTGGGGCAATACCTTTTTAG
- a CDS encoding DUF3997 domain-containing protein translates to MTKSKNLLLLFVLICISSCLWNDTAITEDLGDKYFYLGAGNESQILSGDEKKNIGITIIPQEVIEYNFDNRFIIAKSVAKRNSNNVQEFWIVDKKSKDLIVTDSISFMKKIESLGLKIRLKPRK, encoded by the coding sequence ATGACAAAATCTAAAAACTTGCTTTTACTTTTTGTATTAATATGTATATCATCCTGTCTTTGGAATGATACAGCTATTACTGAAGATCTAGGAGATAAATATTTTTATTTAGGCGCTGGAAACGAATCTCAAATTCTATCAGGAGACGAAAAGAAAAATATAGGAATAACCATTATTCCTCAAGAAGTAATAGAATACAATTTTGACAATCGATTTATAATCGCAAAGAGTGTAGCGAAGCGTAATAGTAATAATGTTCAAGAATTTTGGATCGTAGACAAAAAAAGTAAAGATTTAATAGTAACGGATTCGATTTCCTTTATGAAAAAGATTGAGAGTCTTGGATTAAAAATAAGGTTGAAACCGAGAAAGTGA
- a CDS encoding transposase — protein MSKLFKNFVGIDISKSWFDITLIAMQSSVRPLHQQFAQTADGYKALLDWLQLHQAAINNETLFCLEYTGIYNTGLVNFLVHHSAAIWIEMPLRIKKAGGLERGSDDRSASCKIAWYALRYHDQAKLWKPADTSIEKIKHLIAQRERVVNTLKLLTVPAQELIDCGCIGEGNMVLKLQQPVIKALQKTKLQIESVINKIIKQDEQLNHTVELLQSVNGIGKVTATALLVYTKGFTAFNNAKELACYCGVVPFNKTSGSSVKYKPSVSPFANMKLKKLLHLCAMSALQNDSEMKAYFERKLLEGKNKMSIINAIRNKLIHRVFAVIRDNRRYEDNYVRPCA, from the coding sequence ATGAGTAAGTTATTTAAAAATTTTGTAGGTATCGACATTTCAAAATCCTGGTTCGATATTACACTTATCGCCATGCAGTCATCGGTTAGACCGCTGCATCAACAGTTTGCACAGACGGCTGACGGGTACAAAGCGTTATTGGATTGGCTGCAACTTCACCAGGCCGCCATCAATAATGAAACCCTGTTTTGCCTGGAGTATACCGGCATTTACAATACGGGCCTGGTTAACTTTTTAGTTCATCACTCTGCTGCCATCTGGATAGAAATGCCCCTTCGCATAAAAAAGGCTGGTGGATTGGAACGAGGCAGCGATGACAGATCTGCTTCCTGCAAAATTGCGTGGTATGCGCTGCGTTATCACGACCAGGCAAAGCTCTGGAAGCCAGCAGACACAAGCATTGAGAAGATAAAGCATCTTATTGCCCAGCGGGAAAGGGTCGTTAATACGCTTAAGCTTCTTACTGTTCCTGCACAGGAACTAATTGATTGCGGTTGCATTGGAGAAGGTAATATGGTACTCAAACTGCAGCAACCCGTTATTAAAGCATTGCAAAAAACAAAACTGCAAATTGAATCTGTTATCAACAAAATAATAAAGCAGGATGAACAACTAAATCATACTGTAGAATTGTTACAGTCAGTAAATGGCATTGGTAAAGTAACAGCCACAGCCCTGCTGGTGTACACCAAAGGCTTTACGGCTTTTAACAATGCCAAAGAGCTTGCCTGTTATTGTGGTGTAGTGCCTTTTAATAAAACCTCTGGCAGCAGCGTAAAATACAAGCCATCAGTAAGTCCTTTTGCAAATATGAAATTAAAAAAACTGTTACACCTCTGTGCCATGTCGGCCCTGCAAAATGACTCGGAAATGAAAGCCTATTTTGAAAGAAAATTGTTAGAAGGAAAAAACAAAATGAGCATCATCAATGCCATCAGGAACAAACTCATTCATCGTGTGTTTGCAGTAATTAGAGACAATAGGCGTTATGAGGATAACTATGTACGCCCCTGTGCATAA
- a CDS encoding DUF4138 domain-containing protein — MNPADAAQVSNRLLHARRRVYGTADDKGDVRVVVRGIYTKENLLFLQLSFENVSSIHYDIDFIRFSIQDKKIAKRTAAQQVEMQPVCTAGNSKKIRANTTSVAVFAFESFTIPDAKVFIIQIGEAGGGRHLQLRVKNRDIIHAISADSNTQPGEHYTDF; from the coding sequence ATGAACCCTGCTGATGCAGCGCAGGTCAGCAACAGGTTATTGCATGCAAGGCGGCGGGTGTATGGTACCGCCGATGATAAAGGTGATGTGCGTGTGGTGGTAAGGGGTATCTATACCAAAGAAAACCTGCTGTTCCTGCAGCTCAGCTTCGAGAATGTGTCTTCTATCCATTATGATATTGATTTTATCCGCTTTAGCATCCAGGACAAAAAGATCGCCAAACGCACTGCTGCGCAGCAGGTGGAGATGCAACCGGTGTGTACTGCCGGTAATAGCAAAAAGATCAGGGCAAATACTACTTCGGTTGCGGTGTTTGCCTTTGAATCATTTACCATACCTGATGCGAAGGTTTTTATTATACAGATCGGCGAAGCTGGTGGCGGGAGGCATTTGCAACTGCGCGTGAAAAACAGGGATATCATCCATGCGATATCCGCGGACAGCAATACGCAACCGGGTGAGCACTACACAGATTTTTAA
- a CDS encoding tyrosine-type recombinase/integrase, producing the protein MNIVPRVSADGTKTFFTLEWGRKKGARLATGIFIYVKPKDKTERDYNIQSLKNLDLIKAQTLVDLQTRGRGFVSPARMKENFLDFFEKYVKKNKSDKNRSLSCCFSQFKKFVALDQGKTENDTDDLRICAADILPNFCERFRKHLLDNLNGETPADYFMRFKKMLTVAQESGYFRESPAAKLKCISHESSEKDVLEVPEFLQLLQTHCRHVEVRKAVVSSLYSALRWCDVEPLEWWQIKTDKIVLRRQTKTGVPLTLPLHPVVAAILGERGNPDERVFRLPSYDTVLDILQEWVTDAGIDKKITYHCLRHSVADILLAAGVDVHTVAAFLGQKNAKQVLERYKKRVRQNNINDASKALPVLDSSDNLVNF; encoded by the coding sequence ATGAATATAGTGCCAAGAGTTTCCGCTGACGGAACAAAAACATTTTTCACCCTTGAATGGGGGCGCAAAAAGGGCGCACGTTTAGCCACCGGCATCTTTATCTACGTAAAACCCAAAGACAAAACCGAAAGAGACTATAATATCCAATCGCTGAAAAACCTCGACCTGATAAAAGCGCAAACACTCGTCGATTTACAAACCAGAGGACGCGGCTTTGTTTCACCAGCAAGAATGAAAGAGAATTTTCTGGACTTTTTTGAGAAGTATGTAAAAAAGAATAAAAGCGACAAGAACCGAAGCCTGTCCTGCTGCTTTTCCCAGTTTAAAAAATTTGTCGCGCTCGACCAGGGCAAAACAGAAAATGACACAGATGATCTGCGTATCTGTGCGGCAGACATCCTTCCGAATTTTTGTGAAAGATTCCGAAAGCACCTGCTTGACAACTTAAACGGCGAAACACCGGCAGACTATTTTATGCGGTTCAAAAAAATGCTCACTGTAGCCCAGGAGTCCGGCTATTTCCGGGAGTCACCTGCGGCCAAACTGAAATGTATCAGTCATGAATCATCCGAAAAGGATGTGCTGGAAGTGCCCGAATTTCTACAACTGCTTCAGACGCACTGCCGGCATGTGGAAGTCAGAAAGGCAGTGGTAAGCAGTCTCTATTCCGCTTTGCGCTGGTGTGATGTGGAACCGTTGGAATGGTGGCAGATTAAAACAGATAAGATCGTATTAAGAAGGCAAACAAAGACAGGTGTTCCGTTAACATTGCCACTGCACCCGGTAGTGGCTGCTATATTAGGGGAACGTGGAAATCCCGACGAGCGTGTATTTAGATTACCATCCTACGATACGGTACTTGATATTCTTCAGGAGTGGGTAACGGATGCGGGGATAGATAAGAAAATCACTTACCACTGTTTGAGACATAGCGTGGCGGATATTTTGCTTGCCGCAGGGGTAGACGTTCATACCGTGGCCGCGTTTTTGGGTCAAAAGAATGCGAAACAGGTGCTGGAGCGATACAAAAAAAGAGTCCGGCAAAACAATATCAATGATGCTTCAAAAGCCCTTCCTGTTCTTGACAGCAGTGATAACCTCGTTAACTTTTAA
- a CDS encoding NAD(P)-dependent oxidoreductase, translating to MFAIGLIKEGKKPGDNRVALTPSQCKWLKDNITGCSVKVQSSAHRCFSDEEYRKAGIEVTADVSDCDILMGIKEVPADMLIANRTYLFFSHTKKKQPYNQQLMHALIDKNITLIDYECLEHEDGQRIIGFGFFAGVVGAHNGVMAYGNRTGEFELGRVYKHKDYRELIHTYFGLRLPNIKIAVTGSGRVAHGILEIMNLMGVTEVEPDEYLERKFSYPVYVQLKGHDLYTHKELKTYKREHFHENAEEYRSRFLPYTRSTDILMNGIYWETSYPRLFEKEDINESFTIQTIADITDDMDGSVPINLGDQTIQDPVYGVHRKTFEKTVPYAHDSIDVMAVGNLPNELPRDASRYFGEQLLKYVLPDLLGNGSDIINRATMLQKGKLTAAFSYLEDYARH from the coding sequence ATGTTTGCGATCGGGCTTATAAAAGAAGGAAAGAAACCTGGTGATAACCGTGTGGCACTTACCCCATCTCAATGTAAATGGTTAAAAGACAACATTACCGGATGCAGCGTAAAAGTGCAGTCATCGGCGCACCGCTGCTTTAGCGATGAAGAATACCGCAAGGCGGGTATTGAAGTAACTGCTGATGTGAGCGACTGCGATATACTGATGGGCATTAAAGAGGTGCCGGCAGATATGCTGATTGCCAACAGGACCTATCTCTTCTTTTCGCATACCAAGAAGAAACAGCCATACAACCAGCAACTGATGCATGCGCTGATAGACAAAAACATTACCCTCATAGACTACGAATGCCTGGAACATGAAGATGGACAACGCATTATTGGTTTTGGCTTTTTTGCCGGCGTAGTAGGTGCACACAATGGTGTAATGGCTTATGGCAACCGTACCGGCGAATTTGAGCTGGGGCGCGTATACAAACACAAAGATTACCGCGAACTGATACATACTTACTTCGGGCTTCGTCTGCCCAACATCAAAATCGCCGTAACGGGCAGCGGACGTGTGGCGCACGGTATTCTCGAGATCATGAACCTGATGGGCGTTACCGAAGTGGAGCCCGATGAATACCTGGAGCGCAAATTCAGCTACCCGGTATATGTACAGTTAAAAGGGCACGACCTGTACACGCACAAAGAGCTGAAGACCTATAAACGCGAACATTTTCATGAAAATGCGGAAGAATACCGCAGCAGGTTTTTGCCTTATACGCGCAGCACAGATATACTTATGAATGGTATTTACTGGGAAACCAGCTACCCACGCCTGTTTGAGAAAGAAGATATCAACGAAAGCTTTACCATACAAACCATTGCAGACATTACGGATGATATGGACGGCTCTGTGCCCATAAACCTGGGCGACCAGACCATACAAGACCCTGTATACGGGGTACACCGCAAAACATTTGAAAAAACAGTGCCCTATGCGCACGACAGCATAGATGTAATGGCCGTAGGCAACCTGCCCAATGAATTACCGAGAGATGCAAGCCGCTACTTTGGCGAGCAACTGCTGAAGTATGTATTGCCCGACCTGCTCGGCAATGGCAGCGATATCATTAACCGCGCTACCATGCTGCAAAAAGGAAAACTTACCGCCGCATTCAGTTACCTCGAAGATTATGCAAGGCATTAG
- a CDS encoding DUF5005 domain-containing protein, protein MKNYVAIAAASLLLFSCKKEFTPADENAISASVASNAAAGIVAEKATYWDSVFTRYGGGWTGGDVAVSYKLPDDRVVWIWGDSFLDTVYADRSRPIIGFIHNQVTTMNMQGGNFTTYYNGTKQNPLPFFPNAGQKYYWPNLIFMNQQKTQVYVFINKIKATGEGGAFGFKVLGVDVAILNYPDLTIKEIKPFSTGDAINWVGGAWEGDDGYIYIYGAESTKYNKFAHVCRTPYNNPLSTVSYYNGSTWTATADRNGRLLGGLSENFSFFKYQGKYYLLSQENLLGPNIYLYDAASPTGPFTNKRLVYTTPAKVGSWNVITYNATAHPGFITADGKLLVGYCTNEIEKGTGIWRNADTYRPYFVWVSNWQ, encoded by the coding sequence ATGAAAAATTATGTAGCCATTGCTGCCGCCTCACTGTTATTGTTTTCCTGTAAAAAAGAGTTTACACCCGCTGATGAAAATGCCATTAGCGCATCTGTTGCATCAAACGCTGCTGCAGGAATAGTGGCAGAAAAAGCCACGTACTGGGATAGTGTGTTTACCCGCTATGGCGGGGGCTGGACGGGCGGCGACGTTGCCGTATCTTACAAGCTGCCCGACGACCGTGTAGTGTGGATCTGGGGCGATTCTTTTTTGGATACTGTATATGCAGACCGCAGCCGCCCCATCATCGGCTTTATACACAACCAGGTAACCACCATGAATATGCAGGGTGGCAATTTTACCACGTATTATAACGGCACCAAACAAAATCCGCTGCCATTCTTTCCCAATGCCGGGCAGAAGTATTACTGGCCCAACCTCATCTTCATGAACCAGCAGAAAACACAGGTGTATGTGTTCATCAACAAAATAAAAGCAACCGGCGAAGGTGGTGCTTTTGGTTTTAAAGTACTGGGTGTAGATGTGGCCATTCTCAATTATCCTGATCTTACCATCAAAGAAATAAAACCATTCAGCACCGGCGATGCCATTAACTGGGTTGGCGGCGCATGGGAAGGCGATGATGGATACATTTATATCTATGGTGCAGAAAGTACCAAATACAACAAGTTTGCACACGTTTGCCGCACGCCGTACAATAATCCGCTAAGTACGGTTAGCTACTACAATGGCAGCACATGGACGGCAACCGCAGACAGAAATGGCAGGTTGCTCGGTGGTTTATCAGAGAACTTTAGTTTCTTTAAATACCAGGGCAAATATTATCTGCTGTCCCAGGAAAACCTGCTGGGGCCAAACATTTACCTATACGATGCAGCATCACCAACAGGGCCGTTTACCAATAAAAGACTTGTATATACCACGCCTGCCAAAGTGGGTAGCTGGAACGTGATTACTTACAACGCCACTGCGCATCCCGGGTTTATTACGGCAGATGGTAAATTGCTGGTAGGTTATTGCACCAATGAAATTGAGAAAGGAACGGGTATCTGGCGCAATGCCGATACGTATCGCCCATACTTTGTGTGGGTAAGTAACTGGCAGTAA
- a CDS encoding SDR family NAD(P)-dependent oxidoreductase, translating to MMLTQRKIALVTGGSRGLGKDMALSLAKKGIDVVLTYRSNEAEANEVANTIQAGGGHAAVLQLDMAKFETLDVFVQSFQQTLGTTFGTGNFDFLINNAGIGGSKTLDQVTEQFFDEFLNVHFKSVYFLIQKCAPIMNAGGSIVNISTGTTRFTNPGYSVYASMKGAMEILTKYLARELGPKGITANIVAPGPVETDFNNATIRNNPQLKERLAGLSPLNRVGSANDIGGVVAFLCTEDARWINGQRIEVSGGINV from the coding sequence ATGATGTTAACACAAAGAAAAATAGCCCTAGTAACCGGCGGCAGCCGCGGATTGGGAAAAGACATGGCGCTGAGCCTTGCAAAGAAGGGGATAGATGTAGTGCTTACGTACCGCTCCAATGAAGCAGAAGCCAATGAAGTTGCCAACACTATACAAGCCGGCGGCGGCCATGCAGCCGTATTGCAACTCGATATGGCTAAGTTTGAAACCTTAGATGTTTTTGTACAATCTTTCCAGCAAACGCTTGGTACAACATTTGGTACAGGCAACTTCGACTTCCTCATCAACAACGCAGGTATTGGCGGCTCTAAAACGCTTGACCAGGTGACCGAGCAGTTTTTTGATGAATTTCTAAATGTACATTTCAAAAGTGTGTACTTCCTCATACAGAAATGTGCACCCATTATGAATGCAGGCGGCAGTATTGTAAACATTTCCACCGGCACAACACGTTTTACCAACCCGGGTTATTCTGTATATGCATCTATGAAAGGTGCCATGGAAATATTGACCAAATACCTGGCAAGAGAACTGGGGCCAAAAGGTATTACTGCCAACATTGTTGCACCGGGCCCTGTTGAAACAGATTTCAACAATGCCACCATACGCAACAACCCGCAACTAAAAGAAAGGCTGGCAGGTTTATCGCCGCTAAACCGTGTGGGCAGTGCAAATGATATCGGCGGCGTAGTAGCCTTCTTGTGTACGGAAGATGCTCGCTGGATCAACGGTCAGCGCATTGAAGTAAGCGGCGGGATCAATGTGTAA
- a CDS encoding helix-turn-helix domain-containing protein, translated as MVQAAPVISKRKKQLAEQYIQEVDKHVQDLKEGKTDRAHEIRDLAKILHVHPVHLSNTIKEVTGRSTCDLYEERLLNVSKALLLETDMSVAAIARQLTYDPSNFTKFFKHYTGTTPKKFRDRFYTTT; from the coding sequence ATGGTACAAGCGGCCCCGGTAATCTCCAAAAGAAAAAAGCAACTGGCTGAACAATACATACAGGAAGTAGATAAACATGTGCAGGATCTTAAAGAAGGTAAAACCGATCGTGCACATGAAATAAGAGACCTGGCAAAAATTCTGCACGTACACCCGGTACACCTGAGCAATACCATCAAAGAAGTTACCGGCAGATCTACATGCGATCTCTATGAAGAAAGGCTGCTCAATGTTTCCAAAGCATTGCTGCTCGAAACAGATATGAGTGTGGCTGCCATTGCAAGACAACTTACTTACGACCCTTCCAACTTTACCAAATTCTTTAAACATTATACCGGCACAACACCAAAAAAATTCCGCGACCGGTTTTACACCACCACATAA